TCTTTAGAGCTGGGTTATGAAAATCGGAATTGGATTGTGAgtctccaaaaccctagaatcggccCATCAGGTTTGAAAACCCAATTTAAACTagtgagaaaaaccctaaaatcggtTGGATGGGAACATCTAGAATTGGTCATGGCTTATTCTGATTCGATTGATCCAATTCGGAATTTTGAAACAGTGCACAGTTCTATCGAGCCAGACATCTTTCTTTGGACGCTTTGTACACCACTGTTTTTGGGTGAACTTCATTCAAAACATTGAAGCTATATACTAATGGTGGGTCTTGCTCCTTTCAGTCCTTTGTACATATCCCAAGTCTGTAAACGGGGCATTGCGGATGCCCTGACTTGCTGAAAAGTTTCCCTGTACATTTTGTTTGAACTGTTCACAGTTCTAGGGCAAAACATTGAAGCTATATACTAATGGTGGGTCTTGCTCCTTTCAGTCCTCTTTATATATTCCAAATCTGTTAACGGGGCATTGCGGATGCCCTTACTTGCTGAAAAGGTCCCCTGTACATTTTGTTTGAATTGTTAACAGTTCTATGGCAAAACCCTAGTTTCAACTCCGCCCTTTGTGGCGTGTTTTCTCCATGTTTCTAACCTTTTTCCTTTCTCATATTTGTAAGTTTTATTTTCGCCCTTCTGCCATGATCCTGGCTGGTACCCTTGGCTGCAACGAGGACGATGTCAATGTCGATATCGACAACGATGACGAGGACCTTGCGCCCTCTCTATGCTCTGAGCTGGCTTCTGCTATGGCTTTCCGATTTGACGTGGTAATGGGATAGAGGAAAGGGATGGCGTGGAGCTTCTCTTGCCTAGATCCTAGATCCTAGATCCGAGGCACGAACTCAGATCTACAGATCTGTTCCAGATTTGTTCTACATATCTGTAGCAGATTTCTCAAAGACTTCTCTACTAGAGTTTCTCCCGCCATGGATGAACTTCAGGATCTGATGACCAGCTTCTATATTGTCGATAGTCGTTCTTCTGCTCCTTGACTACGGTCCCTATCACCCCCCTCCTCCAGCCTCGTATCTACCATCCCCACCTCTGCCACCATTGTCCTCGTCCTCGCCTCCACCATTCCCGTCACCACCTTCATCATCTCTGCAATTGTTTCCCCCCCGCAACAACCCATCTTCTTTGCAGCAGAATCCAACGACCACGGTAGATACACAATCAATGACTCTGTCGGATGCTCTTGACAATTCGATGTGGGTTCCACGTATTCTTTTTAGCCTCTCCCGAATGCGAAGAGTTTCTACCCTGTCCGTCTATTGATCCACAGGTTGATAGCACTAGATTTGATAATCCATTCCTTTTTCCAAGCGATAGAGATTCGCTTTCactaaagaaatttttttaaagcaaCGTTTTCCATTGAGACCATTGTCACTTGGGATGCCCTTTCCGATTCATCCTTGGGATCTCAATATGTGACATGCAAGACGGCATTGATGCCAGAGGCTTGACAATCGACATGAAGGGCCTTGGAGGAGGATTCGTTGGAGGTGTTTTTGGAGCGTATACATTAAGCACGCTATTGGCCGTAATCTTTGCTTATTGCCCATGTGTTGGACCGCATGCATGGTGTGATACTGTATGTCTTGCATGCACAGTTCAAATACCCATTACAGCTCTACCTATCCCCTTGTGAAGGAGGAATTTGTGTGTGATTTAACTatttctataataagttttctAGGGAATCTTTTGGCTTCGACCATACCCTAACTTGGAAGATCATTGTTTATGGCATGTCAAGTAAGATGGTCATATTTCAATCCTTGGCTCTTGGTTCTTCATATCTAAGCCATGTGTATTTTAtgcctttattttctttgtataTCTTGATTTTATCTGAATGAATTTTTGgttgcaaacaaaaaaaaaaaaaaaaaaaaaatgacgtgTTTGACAGCATGGAATAATAATGGAGTGTAGGAAAGCGATCCGCATATTCTTAAGCCATTTCAGCACTCAAATAGCTCGACAGTTAAAATTACAAGATGAAATTAAGCAAAACATTCAACTTATGGGAGTCCATGAATATTGATAAATGGGCTCACTTGGTATCCCCTCCCTCCTCCTAAACGTTTGGCTGTGTGGGTTTCTTCATTTCCGAATCGAAGACCTACTTCCGGTTGTATTCAGCGTCTTTCCTTTTGAATAAGTTTCTAGGCCTCCTAGTCCTGGTAGTttgcatttaaaaataaaataaaataaaataaaataataatagtaataataatttgcATTCCATGAAATTTTATAGGTTGGCTGCATCACCTTACAACGTAAGGTTGTGACTGTTAGGCCTGAGGTTGGGCAGGCCCGGCCTAGCCTGAACCTGGCTTGAAACTTCTTCGACTCATCTAAGTCCGGTAATGATCACAAATCAAACACCAATTTTAGAAGCCCATTACTCCGAAATTCAGACAGAATTGGAATTGCATGTGTTATAAATTTTTGGGTGCTAAGCCCCACAACGGTGCTAAACAAGGACCAACAAGGGGTCATGAATGGGTCCCACTGGGCCACCTTTACCACTATTTTAAGAATGGTTGGGGTAGTGGGAGCGCCCAGCTCTTTGCCTTTCGTGGACTTATGCTAGACCCTTGTCTAAGCCATCTGCCACTAAAGCTAGAATTGAAGCTCATCCCCAGAAATTGTGATATTGGGATCTTCGGTAGAAACAAGTGATATTTAAGAAGGTAAATTACCGTATTGCCATCTGGAAGTTGATTATTTAAGAGCCATATATACTTGGAATTCAGGTATCTACTTCATAGGAAAATTCTCTAAAACTTCCTAGAAGTGGAAGGGTTGAGTTATTGGAGTGAGATGGATCCAGAAAATGAGAGAAGACAATTTGCGTATATAAAGGTGAAATCAAAGAAGGTGATAAAAGTAAATGGAAGACATAGTGATAAGGGcattatttccattttttttttttttctagataaGATTAGCTTATTTGCAAGATGGAAGATTTGTTGATAGGGTCTGAAATCTTTTAGAAGCTTACCTTCACGAATGAATGGAGGACTGATATTTGTATCTTtatatatctctctcccttcccACTCCCTTCAGgtacccttctctctctctctccaaaacaTTCTCCCATCCCCATTCCAGCTCTTTCTCTTCGCAGGTACCTTTTGCTTGTTGCGCTCCCCCACAgtttctccctctttttcaaTATGAGTTGGAAGTTTAGCACTATCTGCTCAAGCCCAACATCTGGCTTTAAGACCATATTAGCCACGGATATGTACGAAAATGCTGGGCCTAAGCTAAGATATCCCAACCCAACCTCGGGCATGGCAAGAGAACGTAAAGCTAAGAGCTTCAAGGTTGGGGTATGAATTGTGGGACAGTTTGTCAGACCATTTTGGGGTCttaatttgttatttttccCCTACATTTAATGccaaatgtaaaaaaaaattttacacagTTTGTAGGCTTCATCTGGTTGCAAGCCAGATTATAAGAGGTCACATCAATTATAAGAGGTTAGATTCATTGCCTATACGATCGTCTAGTTGTAAATGGGTGAGCATTCGACCCCtgtctcttttgtttttaaatatacCTCTCTTCACCTATGTAATGACAGGAAATGACACATGTGTTGGATGATTATTGTACGATCAAGTGATCGTACGAACAATAGATCTATTCTCCAATTATAAGGTAGAAAATTTTGTTATCGTAGTTAACAAGAATGTGTAATAATTacattcaacattttttttaatctgaatattaatttttattttaagagaAAGGGGgttaattataaaatataaatcgACAGGCACAAATTagaaaaattttgatttcaggTTTTTTTTGGACAGGTCACGGCTGATCCTAAAACAACAAATCTGATTTTGATCCCTTGGTCATATATATGAATTTGTCATACCAGACAGTGAAGCATAAAATCTAGTAAAATAAGATCTTATTGAAACTAAGTTTgaattgacttttttttttttcaaagtttgaaTGAGTATTGACATCCCAATGtctagaagagagagagagagagagaatattgatATCCCAATTTCCGTTAGTTTTGCCATTGGCACAAGAAACTCCATGGAGGAGCATTTAGATTCCAATACAATGCCTCGTGTCAATTGCAATTGTGGGGTCAATAGCAGGTGGGGtaaaaaacttatttttaagaCAGGAAATTGGAATTATTGTTATCTTTCATACAGTTTTTTCATACTATTAATTAGTTAAATTCATATATAGTGTAAATATTATTTAATTTGTCATCATTCCTCCAGTAAGGAACGGTCTTCTTTGtcttatgaaatgaaaaaaatatatatgggtATTACTACTTATTAATAGGTAAGCAGAAGGTAACAACTGATCAATTGGAAAAAtctggaaaaataaataaagaagcgAAAGTCCAGTCAAATTTCCACCCTTAGACCATGAGGATCACATCATTATCATGGCCGCCGGGTGACGATGCTAGTCATTGTATGTATTAGGGGATTGCTTCCTTTTATATTGGATTGATGCTTAATTCCTTCAACACGTACTCTCTTTAACAGTCTTCGCATAACAATGTtgaccactccttcctttgtAGCTCTGTCGATCTTCTCATATTCTTACTCTTGTGGTGTTGTTCAAGATAAGCCTTCGATCCGcttcttctctcttatttcccaACCCTAGCTAGCTCCTTCTCCCCTACAATTCTCATTTCTTGAGACCGTCCACAAGAAGAATTAAAGGCACAGTAAATAGATTGACATGGATCAAAATAACATGGTGGGAGTCGAAGACCCAGATGACGCAAAGGGAGTGAGAGTGCCACAGCCCCCAAATCCATCGCCATCGCCTTCCTCACTGTCTACTCTCCGTTCTGTCCGTAAACGATCGGCGACGGCGGCGAAAACATGGAAAAAACCGATGCCGATGCCACCACCGCCTAAGGTCTACAGGGTGGACTCCATTAACTTCAGGAAGGTAGTCCAGCAGCTCACCGGTGCAAACGGGTTCCGGTCTCGACGTCTCCACAGTGTGGCCCCACCGCCGCTCGATCTGTTCACACCACCATCGCATTCTGATTATACTTGCAAATCCAGAACGCAGAAAGAGTCGTTTATCACTGGAGAACGAGAAGGTTCTTTTTCAACATCATTGTCGTCTTCTACGATACCAGCACCAGGAAACTCGTATATGAGTAACGGTTCCTTCAGACCATTCGGTTCTCCGGCGAGGCCTCCGTCTTATGTAGCATGGTCCCCTTCTTTGCCTGTTCTAAGCCCAGGTACTCTGGCATCTTTTGAGCAGAGTAGCACTATTCTTCACTAGTGTTTTCTCTTCTCCTCGTCCTTTTGACTTGTTCATCATCGCTTCCATCCATCACAGTTTTCTTAAGCACATAATTATGTACCGTACTAAGAGTTAACAGTTGAAACTCGAAATGGATCATGCTTTTTCATGTCCCGTCCGATTGGAATGGAAGTaagagaaaagtaaaataaCTTTCGTAATTATGATTGTATAATTAACTTTAAGGATCAGATGATAGATaacgtgtttttttttttttttttttggggNNNNNNNNNNNNNNNNNNNNGGAGGGATATGATATACATATCAGTGCTATCCCCGAGCAcaaggtttgagaacttggtTTTAGGAATGGGATTGATCAAGGTCCATGCTGATCCAGTTCGATTCGGATAAATATACCCTGCTTTCAAttaaaacaacatttttttttatactatttTACCTTTTATCCGTATTTTTTCACCGATATGGTATCCATCAGGAATTAGAATCGGTCTTGATCGATCCAGATCCATTTAGACCAATCTTGATTGATCGGAATCTATTCCTCAAATCATGGCCCATGGTGAGCATGGGGATTCTGCATTCCACATCTCACCAATTATGCTAGGTAATTGTTGTATACATAGTGCAATTTCCCACCCCtgagggaaattttttttgctacTACCTCGGTTGTAGGATATTTCATGTTGCCCAAACTTGTAGccatagaaatgaaatattcaCTTCACCTTTGAGATTCCATAGCCTTGTGAGAGGGCATACGCAAGAATCTACACATTGGCGTTATGGGCTTCTTCCCCCTCTTAAAATctaattcttcatatttttctaatacaaaaaaaaaaaaaaaaaaaaaaNNNNNNNNNNNNNNNNNNNNAAAAAAGGACTTTTttgtttattcttatttttcaaaatggaTCCTGATCGTCTCCAATTCTCAAtcatgaaattttctttgtgcaCGTGACActtgtacattttcaaaattcaatacaTGTAGAAGTTTCTTGaaattctactaaaaaaaaaagtttcttggAATTCAACTCCATTTTAACACCAAACTTCTACAAGCATTGGATTTTGAAATTATATAGGTGTCTTGTGCACAAAAAAAATTGCACAAGAATTGCACGGGATCTAAATACATATAAAGTTAAGAGAAAGGTATTCCCTATAATGCAGTGTGAGGCGGAGGGGAATCTACACTACCACAACAATAATGGTGCGGATGGCAGCATCATCTACATGGGGTTCATATGCTCATAATAGGAGAGTAAATATTAAAGAACCTCATGTAATGGAAAATCGTCCCTAAAGTCTGACTTAGAAAGTTATTTCCTaaatttaataacaaaaaaGGGGAAGGTTTTATGCATGATCATGTATGTACGTTTCATGACTTTCAATTGTTTGATGGGGTTGGGGGATGACGCCAAAGTTTAATAAATTCCCCCCTCGCCCACTTAGTGGTTGAAGGCTTGAATATATACATACACGACCATGCATAGCCTAACTGAAGTTTAGGTTGTTTAGAACATTTTGGAGTTACTTGCTCGATCATTTATATTACGATTatagttttgatttgatttcacttttCTTTCACCTTCCTTTCACCTTATGTCATTTGCAACGCTAAGATGGAGTTATCTCACTTTTCTCATTACAATGTTGTCGTATAAGCTCAATTATAACCCAATTAGCTTGAGTTCCACTCTTTATAACACTTGGTAAGTGGATACTAAGGTAATGGGTATATATGAAATATGACGATGGAGCATTTAAATCATTAGTGAAAAGAATTTGGCTGTATCTTTTACTCCGTAAATAGAAGTATAGGGTAAAGCATTTATTGATCACAGCCAAAAAGAGAGTATATATAATGCATTATTAATATTTCTTTGATAAGATGTTTACTGTATTAATTGATCAAAGCTCTATATGCAAAACCAGAGAATCCAATAGACAGTACATGGAAGAGAACAGTAGTGGTACATTGCTGCGGGCAAGCCGATTCACATAGTCTACATACAGGTCGATATATAGGTCATCGTTTATGCATCTCTGACCCACTACTCCTTCTACTTGGATGGTTGATCAAGACCTCACTGAACCAACATTCAACGCATGGAACCCAGAGAGTGGTAGGAGCTGAAAGCATAAGAAAGCAATCTTTTGGGGTAACGCTGATTGCGAATTGCTGTTCCTCTCCACAGTATTTGCTTCTTGATAAGATGCTTATGAGGAGAAGAGAGCTATCGATTGTATGTGCTCTTCCCAAGTCCCACCCGTCACCCACTGTTTAAGTTGGTTCTGACAACGTTTGGGATGCCATCCATTGTTTGGAAAACGGGTAATatatgttaggatttttatgtggactTAACTGACATCGATTGATCTATTGGGCCCAAGTAATTA
This Macadamia integrifolia cultivar HAES 741 chromosome 10, SCU_Mint_v3, whole genome shotgun sequence DNA region includes the following protein-coding sequences:
- the LOC122090743 gene encoding uncharacterized protein LOC122090743; the encoded protein is MDQNNMVGVEDPDDAKGVRVPQPPNPSPSPSSLSTLRSVRKRSATAAKTWKKPMPMPPPPKVYRVDSINFRKVVQQLTGANGFRSRRLHSVAPPPLDLFTPPSHSDYTCKSRTQKESFITGEREGSFSTSLSSSTIPAPGNSYMSNGSFRPFGSPARPPSYVAWSPSLPVLSPGTLASFEQSSTILH